One Penaeus vannamei isolate JL-2024 chromosome 27, ASM4276789v1, whole genome shotgun sequence genomic window carries:
- the LOC113819436 gene encoding serine protease 44, with translation MAWGGHDETLLSCTSMTLRSRRKKSFSFPDTKSLTSVDDVPTTCWHSGSSTLGVCKKIQECYPYFRLPDLSPEDSWLYGLSDSCPIKTDEGVVFGVCCEGAGASLASPPGDARQELPAQKAPKEASVVKYMVAEGAEGGPGLMDRSHVQFVPPHARPIAASRRPAVGQARYPTYPTHPPFITHEPSHTNKPWWTTRPTGSTPAPPTTTSPWWPPQTTARTTTTNPWDQWTTTTTANPWDQWTTSATTTTTTPRTTPWWQPPVTTSTTPAPPPPPPGPPAASGPEPDACSAGSFYSADASDSDDDGGFRISGGQPASKHSYPWIAILFNGRKPFCGGSLIDRTHILTAAHCVAHMSQFDISNLRVRLGAHNIMSRESTAQEFKVTRVVRHKDYNSMKLYNDVAMLTLERPAVYTAQVRPVCLDRSQRRYAGDTVTVAGWGSMYEGGPQSPTLYQVRLRVWSNEDCARKYGRAAPGGIVDSYLCAGQDGKDSCQGDSGGPLVKYENGVWTQVGLVSWGIGCGKGHYPGVYSRISSFLPWINRVRAAYR, from the exons AAGTTTCTCCTTTCCAGATACGAAAAGTCTAACGTCAGTGGACGATGTCCCGACAACCTGTTGGCACTCAGGCTCCAG CACTCTGGGCGTGTGCAAGAAAATCCAGGAGTGCTACCCATATTTCCGGCTGCCAGACCTCTCCCCCGAGGACTCCTGGCTCTATGGGCTGAGCGACTCCTGTCCTATTAAGACCGACGAAGGAGTG GTGTTCGGCGTGTGCTGCGAGGGCGCGGGGGCCTCCCTGGCGAGCCCCCCCGGCGACGCCCGGCAGGAGCTCCCCGCGCAGAAGGCGCCGAAGGAGGCGTCGGTGGTGAAGTACATGGTCGCGGAGGGCGCGGAGGGCGGCCCGGGGCTCATGGACCGCAGCCACGTGCAGTTCGTGCCGCCCCACGCCCGCCCCATCGCCGCCTCCCGCCGCCCCGCCGTCGGCCAGGCCAGGTACCCGACGTACCCGACGCACCCGCCCTTCATCACCCACGAGCCCTCGCACACCAACAAGCCCTGGTGGACCACGCGCCCGACAGGGtccacgcccgcgccgcccaccaccaccagcccCTGGTGGCCGCCCCAGACCACCGCCCGCACCACCACGACCAACCCCTGGGACCAGTGGACGACCACCACGACCGCCAACCCGTGGGACCAGTGGACGACCTcggccacgaccaccaccaccaccccgcgGACGACGCCCTGGTGGCAGCCGCCCGTGACCACCT ccaccacgcccgcgcctcctcctccccccccagggCCGCCCGCAGCTTCAGGACCCGAACCGGACGCTTGCTCAGCCGGCTCCTTCTACTCGGCCGACGCGTCTGATTCGGATGACGACGGCGGGTTCCGGATAAGCGGCGGACAACCGGCCTCCAAGCACAGCTACCCGTGGATC GCCATTCTGTTCAACGGCAGGAAACCGTTCTGCGGCGGTTCGCTCATTGACCGGACGCACATCCTGACGGCCGCTCACTGCGTTGCTCA CATGAGCCAGTTCGACATCTCCAACCTCCGCGTCCGGCTGGGTGCGCACAACATCATGTCGAGGGAGAGCACTGCGCAGGAGTTCAAGGTCACTCGGGTCGTCCGGCATAAGGACTACAATTCCATGAAACTC tacAACGACGTCGCTATGCTGACCTTGGAACGACCCGCTGTCTACACGGCGCAAGTACGACCCGTCTGTCTGGACAGGAGTCAGCGGCGGTATGCTGGCGATACGGTGACGGTCGCAGGTTGGGGCAGCATGTATGAAG gCGGCCCGCAATCGCCAACGCTGTACCAAGTGCGCCTGCGCGTGTGGAGCAACGAGGACTGCGCACGTAAATACGGACGAGCTGCGCCTGGCGGGATTGTCGACTCGTATCTGTGCGCGGGACAGGATGGGAAAGATTCGTGCcag ggcGACAGCGGCGGCCCCCTGGTCAAGTACGAGAACGGCGTGTGGACTCAGGTCGGGCTGGTGTCCTGGGGCATCGGGTGCGGTAAGGGTCACTACCCGGGCGTTTACTCCAGAATCTCGTCCTTCTTGCCGTGGATCAACCGTGTCCGAGCCGCATACCGATAG